The segment TTAATAAAATGGAACACCACAGAGTTAAGGATTAATTTGAATAAGCAGGCTTTTCAAGGCCAAGTCAAAACTAGCTGGTGGTTTCTGCCGagcagaatgggaggaggggagagaaaaagtcAACAACTGAGACAAAGAAAGTAAGTGGACGGAGAACCTTGAATTTGGGCACCTTTGATCTAGAAGTATTATTCTGATTAAGATTGTTAGGAATGTTTGTTAAGTAGtttattgaaagttaggaaaagtgATTATTTAGTAGGTGTTACTATGACCAACGTGTTTTTAGAATTTAGTTCTgagcagtcctctgaagccaTCTTAAGAGACTTTTTCCTGACACCTTTTCTCTCCGGCGGGTGAACAACTGGCCACTGcgaacctgctgttaattactcaatacCATTCCAGGTTTTAGTTGAATatttgggatgttctaaaccttttgcatatgtctgtgtgtgcttaaagctaataaactgcagttttaGACAGAGCATGCTTACTTGCATTAATCTTTCATCAGATGGAATTGCTGTGTTCCTAATGATTTATACTTGACACTGTCTGGAGTGAAACAGTAAAGTTACTACTGctgtgggttctgaaaaccctgggtaacaacTGAACCAggatggattcatttttcacaggTGACTGAAGAACTCTCAGATAGCAGTAACTCTGTTATTGGTGATCTGATCTGGATTTGAACTAGCAGTCTACAGGTGAAGAGTGTTCCATCTTATTTCAGGGACTACTCCCTCCAGATACATAATTTTAGTTAAAATTAAACAGCACAGCTTCCGATAATTACTATATGGTTTAGGTAGTGTCATGAAGATTCAAATTGAGTGACTAGCCTCTGAAGAAGAAACTgtctttgaaaatatttgttttcccacTACCTAAAATGAAAATACTGCAAATGTTTAAACATACCTCTTGCATGTGGCAAATAGCCATAAAAATTGGCAAATATTTTAGTCTGTATAGAGCACTAAAAAATTTAGAAAAGGTTGCATATGAGAGCTTATTCATCATGGACACACCTTAACAAGGTTTGTTAACCAAAACGACAAGTCTCTGAAGCAATGAATTAGGAAGCAGACTATACAAAGCATCAGATTTTTTCCTTTTGAGACTTTGTTCCTGAAGACCATGTTGTTAACTTAAAAGCTCTGAAGACTCCTGTTGATTCACAAAACACATATAAAACATAGGTAGTGGCGGTGCAAACTTTCCTGCCAATGTTAGTCTCAGGGCCACCTTTAGCAATTAAAATAATACAGTCTCATATCTTTTCAGTTCTTGGTGCTTGTGCTTAGATTGCCAACAAGAGTGCAGGCTGTGGTAGGTTTTGTGATATGGCCAACTCCATTTGAAATTAGCAAAGACAACtagaaacaatattttaaaaactatttatcaACACAGTGGTTATTAGGTATCTTATAGGTGCTCTCGCTGGTTTGTGTTGGAGAGTTAAATTAAAAATTACGTGAGGCAGCAGTTGAATGTGATTTTATTTAGTTGTTATCACAAAGAAATGGTTATGTTAAAAATAGACAAATCATAGCATTTAATTCAAGTCAGGTTTGAGGCTTTATTGCCAAACTAAGGAAAATGACTGTTTCCAAGACATAAGAACTCATATCCAAGCTTGCATAATCCAAGTTTAAAGATACTGTTTAAAGCTACAACCCATAGAATGTCTTAGCAGgaaatgtgtatttaaaaataagtatCATACAGAACACCTGATACATGCAGTATGGGGGGGAAGCACACAGAAACTTaaacattaatttttttcttttaaaaacaaaccaatttGCTTACAAAAACATTTCTCTGGATACACTAACAtcacatatatataaaatgcctgaaaaacattcaaaataataTTTTACCTCTTACTGAAAAGATCTCAGTTCCAACAAAACTACATTTTTTCATTGGCTGCACTTAGGATTGTTAGTAAAGACGCAAGTACGAAATAAAAGTCCAGTAGTACCTTGCCACAGTGTCCAGTTCAAATAACAGTTGGCCAACAGACATCTCTTGAGCACCTCCACTGGAAATAATTTCAGCCTCCTTGCTCAACAATAAGATTACACCATGCAGTTATTGTCTACTCTGAAGTTGGAAGATGTGTGCCAAGAAGTATCAATCATTCCTTGTAACACCAAATGGGAAGTACTCAGGAAATTCATGGATAATTTTCAGTGCTTCATTGTAAAGCGCAAGATCTGAAAGAGGGACAGAAAATATTAAGACATTGTGACAAATGGATTAAAATGCTAACTAGCCCAATATAACAAGGTTGACACATTCTCTATTTTTACATTATGGAGTTTGAGAaagttcttcctcctccttcagcTAAGTCTCCCCATTTTTAGGCCTCTTTAGCTATAATTTCCTTTGAcagatgaaaacaaatatttagaaGAGGTTGTAGTCCAGAGTGCATGTTGGTAGTTAAGAGATGGGGAACAAAAAGGTAATTCCTTAGCAGCTATGCTGGTACTCCATGGTTTGGAAAAGTATTGTATTACTCTTGCTAACCTTCAGAACCTTGTATTATGAAAGTGGGTGCTACTGTTTATCCACTTTCTCTACAACGTCTGTTTATTTTACCTGCCTCATATTGCTTCTTGGGTCTCCTCTTGAaactaggttttttgtttttctttttaaaagctctCTTCTCTTGGGAAATCCTTGTCATGGTTAaccatttctgttgccctctctCTACCTGGTCTATTTCTTTAtagagttggggagggggggggagggagggtgatcAAATTTAATTCTTCTGATGTTATTCACAATCCTCTAGTCTTGACTAACCTACGTCATCCATAAATTTTGCTATCTCAATATTTGCCCTTCTATCAAGTCATTTCTTTACTGCCACCAAACCCAATAAAGGGTGGGGGTACACCCCTCTTAGCCTCCTTCCAAGTCCAATGAAACAGACCAACAAACGAACCATATATTCCTGCTGTCTCTCAAATTTCTAATCTATGAGAAAGATTTACCTCATTATCTGACTACTGTTTCTTGACTAGCCTCTTGTGAGGGACTTTAccaaaggctttaaaaaaaaaaaaaacaaaaaaaccccaagtcTATTGATTTCCCTTTATCAACCATTTTGTGGACACCATAAAGTAATTCTAACAAACCGGAGACACATTCTCTTTATGGAAGCCATGCTGGTTTGTACTTATGTCATAAGTATCTAAAGTGTTTTATAATTAAGAAGTAATCTTTGTAAATTCCTCTATTGTCCTTCAGCCTCGCTTTCCCACACCATCAAAACACTATCCAATGAATGAAGGATTGAATCCAGAGAGTACTATGTGTACACATAGCAAGTATGTGCTGTGTTCAGAAACCAATGACAGGAGTGGTACAAATGATCTACATAAGAATACTCTCTTTGGCTTGAACCAGCTCTTGCATAGGGACTTTGAcattactgtatttatttttatctttctgctttcttttctgttcAAGGTTCTGTAATTAAGACAAGTTACTTATGTAGCCTCCATATTTAAGTCTAAGGACTTTAGGGTTTTTTAGCAACTTTCTTGTTTAGGTTCTTTCTAACTAGCTTTCCCTAaattcctctctgcccccaaagttCAATACCATAATACTACATTTTGGTATGATCTTTCCTCTGAGAATATTGCATTATGGTCACTAACTCTGGAACAAAGCTCTGGCACTGCATGGAACCCTCTGTATCAGTAGCAGAGATTTCTGGAAGCAGCTTGTGAATGTGTAGAAAAAGCTCCACTCACCACACTGGCAACTCCCGGACGGACCTGACGCATGAGAAGGGATTAGCAGACATGCCCCTTCCGTCACTGTGGAAATGTTTATAATCTAAAAAGTTACGTACGTTATTTGGAAGGCTTATCTTTTACTTACCAAAAGCGCTTTTATCTTCTCTGAACTGGACATATGACATGCACATGATAGTTGCCTGATTTGTAACTCTTCCCACTACTTCAATGACACCAGAGAGTTCTTCATCTAACTAGTGAACACACAGAAATTAAATCGTCACCAGATTAGGTTTACTATTTCCTGCATGTCACTAGTTACACACCCAGCTACAGTTTAGAAAACAATGTTTGTTACTGTAATTTGTCTGTTCCATTTCACACAATACAGTACTACTGAAATATAAGTCTACAACCTAATTCATTATTTAAAAGATCTACAGCTTTATAACCAAGAAAGGATTTAGTATTGTCTGGAACACACCGATTAGCAGCAACCCATGGGAATCTTGGGTGGGTTATGTCCTTTACAGTACAGCTGGCTCACACTGCAGGCTGGTGCAAGGGGCACGTAGATGCCATGCTTACCAGAGGTGCAGCAGGAGAAGAGTTTTTGTACTCTGAGTGCGCTGCTACAATTGTGACAGGCTTTTGCCCAGACTGTGAAAGGAATGCTCTTCATGTGTTTCAGCTATAGGTGCCTATGCAGGAGTTACAACGTAGACCctatgtttaggcacctaaaagtgaGTAGCTTGAGCCCAGGTaatgaagattaaaaaaagaaaactgaaaatcaTCATCAAGGTTGGCAATCCAAAGGTAAGTGCTTTCTTAAGCCATTTCATTATTTCTGAACATCTAGAATTTATTTCCAGCCTACCAATGAATCTCGTAGACTATGAAAAacaggactttctttccagaaggATAGATTACCTTAGGGGCCTCTTGTTATATATGTTAGAACAAGGGAGTACGCTAGGGAATAAAGGAATCTGTCAAAGGTAATATATGAGagtgtttatttaaatatatatatagggccctaccaaattcatggccatgaaaaacacatcacagaccatgaaatctgtatagtatatggtaaaagcacacaagagaccagatttcacgagggagaccaacatttctcaaattgggggtcctgaacCAAAAGGAAGttgcggggt is part of the Chrysemys picta bellii isolate R12L10 chromosome 2, ASM1138683v2, whole genome shotgun sequence genome and harbors:
- the RPA3 gene encoding replication protein A 14 kDa subunit, giving the protein MGDVHEGPRPRIATSHLAQHLGKPVCFVGRLEKIHPSGKLFILSDGEGKNTTVELSEPLDEELSGVIEVVGRVTNQATIMCMSYVQFREDKSAFDLALYNEALKIIHEFPEYFPFGVTRND